In one Tripterygium wilfordii isolate XIE 37 chromosome 22, ASM1340144v1, whole genome shotgun sequence genomic region, the following are encoded:
- the LOC119991832 gene encoding E3 ubiquitin-protein ligase RZFP34-like: MDHGSRNHGCPHYERRCKIRAPCCNEIFDCRHCHNDAKNALEIDPRDQHDLPRHDIQKVICSLCSTEQDVQQNCINCGVCMGKYFCAQCKFFDDDVSKNQYHCDECGICRIGGKDNFFHCKTCGCCHSKMMKDSHRCVERAMHHNCPVCFEYLFDTLSNITVLPCGHTIHLECVKEMEQHYRYSCPVCSKSICDMTKLWRKLDQEIASTPMPAIYQNKLVWILCNDCGANSHVQFHIVGNKCQSCESYNTRQTRGGPTNSCSSEMAEMMI, translated from the exons ATGGATCACGGATCTCGAAATCATGG GTGCCCTCATTATGAGAGGAGATGCAAGATCAGAGCTCCATGCTGCAATGAGATCTTTGATTGCAGGCATTGCCATAATGAtgcaaag AATGCATTGGAGATCGATCCTCGTGATCAACATGATCTTCCTCGCCATGATATTCAAAAG GTGATATGCTCTCTATGTAGCACAGAGCAAGAT GTTCAGCAGAACTGTATAAATTGTGGGGTTTGCATGGGGAAGTACTTCTGTGCACAGTGCAAATTCTTCGACGATGAT GTTTCGAAGAATCAATACCATTGTGATGAATGCGGAATCTGCAG AATTGGAGGCAAGGACAATTTTTTTCATTGTAAGACATGTG GATGTTGCCACTCAAAGATGATGAAAGATTCACACCGTTGTGTTGAAAGAGCAATGCACCACAATTGCCCTGTTTGCTTTGAG TATCTTTTTGACACATTGAGCAACATTACTGTCTTACCTTGTGGACATACCATACATTTGGAATGCGTGAAAGAGATGGAGCAGCATTACAG GTACTCATGCCCTGTTTGCTCAAAGTCCATCTGTGACATGACCAAGTTGTGGAGAAAGCTGGATCAAGAG ATTGCATCAACTCCAATGCCTGCCATTTACCAAAACAAATTG GTGTGGATCCTCTGCAATGATTGCGGGGCAAACTCTCATGTCCAGTTTCACATTGTTGGAAACAAATGCCAGAGCTGCGAGTCCTACAATACTAGACAAACACGAGGCGGACCCACTAATTCATGCTCATCAGAGATGGCTGAGATGATGATATGA
- the LOC119990367 gene encoding transcription factor FER-LIKE IRON DEFICIENCY-INDUCED TRANSCRIPTION FACTOR, whose protein sequence is MDNLDASVVNPFLHIDQFIIDLIRGENENQLINGGYDCDLIHGLLVDNNNQFGPTPEEMLTDYNANNSTPLVLDPCDIALINNAFPNFDGDANGEVGNDEEEEEEDSSTTTTTTTATNTGNRKADRSRTLISERRRRGSMKEKLYQLRTLVPNITKMDKASIIGDAALYVQELQMQAKKLKYEIAGLEASLTGLGKHQATINEKPKKIRIAQNNNQFCNKILQMEVFQVEERGFYMKLVCNKGEGVAVSLYRALESLTSFLVQSSNLFSASESFILTFTLTARDCQQDMNLPNTKLWVMGALLNQGFEFTTS, encoded by the exons ATGGATAATTTAGATGCATCTGTCGTAAATCCTTTTCTGCACATTGATCAGTTCATTATCGATCTAATTCGAGGAGAAAATGAAAACCAGTTGATCAATGGCGGCTACGATTGTGACCTTATTCATGGCTTGTTGGTCGACAACAACAATCAGTTTGGTCCAACCCCAGAAGAAATGCTAACTGATTATAATGCTAATAATAGTACACCATTGGTGTTGGATCCCTGTGATATTGCTCTGATCAATAATGCATTTCCAAATTTTGATGGGGATGCCAATGGAGAAGTAGGTAacgatgaggaggaggaggaggaggattcaTCCACGACGACGACGACTACCACTGCAACTAACACCGGGAACAGGAAGGCGGATCGGTCGAGAACTTTGATTTCTGAGCGTAGGAGAAGGGGAAGCATGAAGGAGAAGCTCTATCAGTTACGAACATTGGTTCCTAACATAACTAAG ATGGACAAGGCCTCCATAATTGGAGATGCTGCACTCTATGTTCAGGAGCTGCAAATGCAGGCTAAGAAGCTGAAGTATGAGATTGCAGGACTTGAAGCATCATTGACAGGATTAGGAAAACATCAAGCAACGATCAATGAAAAGCCAAAGAAGATCCGAATCGCTCAAAACAACAATCAATTTTGCAATAAGATCTTGCAG ATGGAAGTGTTTCAAGTAGAAGAAAGAGGATTTTATATGAAACTGGTGTGCAACAAAGGGGAAGGAGTGGCCGTGTCGCTGTATCGAGCTCTCGAGTCCCTTACCAGCTTTcttgttcaaagttcaaacttgtTCTCAGCTTCTGAGAGTTTTATATTGACATTTACATTGACT GCTAGAGATTGTCAGCAGGACATGAACTTGCCAAATACTAAGCTGTGGGTGATGGGGGCTCTTTTGAACCAAGGATTCGAGTTTACAACATCCTAA
- the LOC119991544 gene encoding cation/H(+) antiporter 4-like — protein MISAFGYMMYLFIMGVKMDPTMVLRTGKKALGIGFVAVSLPLAATVIAHMAMGDAGVPKEMRPDQFMVIAMQSMSTFPVVATLLVDCKALNSELGRLALSASLVSNMFAVSIMFCITTVSTYANGAREAAGNTIAIVLFIIVAVFLIRPAMFWMIRHTPEDRPVKNTYIQIILVVVFASAIYTNSFDQLVLFGPSILGLTIPEGPPIGTQLIDKFESFIVGVFMPIYVTTAGMRVDLKSLLNHFHHMKHSLVLVIVAAISKFVGVLIPSYLSHMPIRDTITIATIMSYNGVVILASYTYSKDNNINLQALSGDTFSFVAVCNIFNSIIVSLLMKILYDPSRKYAGYQKRNIMHVKPNSELRIVSCIHKPEDVAATIRLLDVSYATQESPIGVYVLHLIELGHRSTPLFISHQTKRVVDVHPYSQNVILAFSQYERDNWGFVSANTFTAMSPTDLMHEDITTLALNRATSLILLPFHRKWSIDGIVSSEDNLIRTLNCRVLERSPCSIGILVDRPQVRKGNNGLVQLMRRASSNSSGHLFRSASSMPPTEETSYSVGMIFFGGNDDREALTLAKRMAKDASVNLTVTRFLPEEGTTIMSTESVRDNEVLKDVKQNNVGDGYVIYVEEVVKDGPETALIIREMAGDYDLIIVGRRHGIECPQTSGLAEWSEFSELGVIGDLLASPDFSTRVSVLIIQQQICK, from the exons ATGATCTCGGCATTCGGATACATGATGTATTTGTTCATAATGGGAGTGAAGATGGATCCAACAATGGTTCTTAGGACAGGAAAGAAGGCCTTGGGAATTGGGTTCGTAGCAGTTTCTCTGCCATTAGCTGCCACTGTGATTGCCCATATGGCGATGGGAGATGCAGGAGTGCCTAAAGAAATGAGGCCTGACCAATTTATGGTTATTGCTATGCAGTCCATGTCTACATTTCCTGTCGTCGCAACCCTCCTCGTCGACTGCAAAGCCCTCAACTCAGAACTCGGCCGGTTAGCGCTATCAGCATCACTAGTCAGCAACATGTTCGCAGTCTCTATCATGTTTTGCATCACCACAGTCAGTACTTATGCAAACGGAGCTAGAGAAGCTGCGGGAAACACCATTGCAATAGTATTGTTCATCATCGTTGCTGTGTTCCTGATCAGGCCGgcaatgttttggatgattagGCATACACCTGAAGATAGGCCGGTAAAGAACACGTACATTCAGATCATCCTTGTCGTAGTCTTTGCATCTGCGATTTACACGAATAGCTTCGATCAGTTGGTTCTTTTCGGCCCATCCATTCTGGGATTAACAATACCTGAAGGACCACCAATAGGAACCCAATTGATAGATAAGTTTGAGTCCTTCATTGTTGGTGTCTTTATGCCAATCTACGTAACTACAGCTGGGATGAGAGTGGATCTGAAGAGCTTACTGAATCACTTCCATCACATGAAACACAGTCTAGTGCTTGTCATTGTTGCAGCCATCTCCAAATTCGTGGGGGTATTGATTCCTTCATATTTGAGCCACATGCCCATCAGAGATACTATCACAATTGCTACTATCATGAGCTACAATGGCGTTGTCATACTGGCAAGCTACACCTATTCAAAAGACAACAAT ATAAATTTGCAGGCACTCTCGGGGGATACGTTTTCTTTCGTTGCTGTCTGCAATATATTCAATTCCATCATTGTGTCACTGCTGATGAAAATCCTCTATGATCCGTCAAGGAAATACGCCGGCTACCAGAAAAGGAACATTATGCATGTAAAGCCAAACTCAGAACTTCGGATTGTTTCCTGCATTCACAAACCTGAAGACGTAGCTGCTACAATAAGATTACTTGATGTCTCATATGCAACACAAGAAAGTCCTATTGGGGTTTATGTGCTTCACCTTATTGAGCTAGGTCACCGATCCACTCCACTCTTCATTTCCCATCAAACGAAGAGGGTGGTGGACGTCCACCCTTACTCTCAAAACGTCATCCTTGCTTTTTCTCAATATGAGAGAGACAACTGGGGCTTTGTATCGGCGAACACCTTCACAGCTATGTCTCCAACAGACCTGATGCATGAAGACATAACAACTCTCGCGCTCAACAGAGCCACGTCTCTCATACTCCTCCCATTCCACCGTAAGTGGTCAATTGATGGGATTGTTTCATCAGAAGACAATCTTATAAGGACCTTAAATTGCAGAGTTCTTGAAAGGTCTCCttgctctattggtatccttgTCGACCGACCCCAAGTCAGGAAGGGAAATAATGGTTTAGTTCAACTTATGAGACGTGCATCCAGTAACTCTTCTGGCCACCTGTTCCGCTCAGCTTCAAGCATGCCTCCCACAGAGGAGACATCATACTCTGTGGGTATGATCTTCTTCGGAGGCAACGATGATCGTGAGGCTTTGACTTTAGCCAAACGAATGGCTAAAGATGCATCCGTGAACCTCACGGTGACACGCTTTCTTCCAGAGGAAGGCACTACAATTATGTCCACAGAGAGTGTACGTGACAATGAGGTGTTGAAGGATGTTAAGCAAAACAATGTTGGTGATGGATATGTAATATATGTAGAGGAGGTGGTAAAGGACGGACCTGAAACTGCTCTGATCATTCGAGAAATGGCGGGGGACTACGACCTCATCATAGTTGGGAGACGCCATGGCATTGAGTGCCCTCAAACGTCCGGTCTTGCAGAATGGAGTGAATTCTCCGAACTGGGAGTCATTGGCGACTTACTTGCCTCACCAGATTTCAGCACCAGAGTTTCTGTATTGATTATACAACAACAAATTTGTAAATAG
- the LOC119991851 gene encoding zinc finger protein ZAT5-like yields MEAAKEEFIGFNDHTHQIVKRKRSKCQRSSSLIVGVTALTSSSSSRSGGGGAVVEDYGSITSTTTSSDIYESTEEEDEEDMANCLIMLAQGDFLPRQVVKGNDKIRKERFRARKISEIARVTTTNNKAAGFHVYECKTCNRSFTSFQALGGHRASHNKPKPMVMEEKTESLTAALPAIQETDEESQFNKITPTTAVLFQSIPNKGKIHECSICGSEFTSGQALGGHMRRHRANTNNNNNTVDGPIEVKTPARSILCLDLNLPAPEDDHHHSTIESKFQFATSTQPPLVFSAPALVDCHF; encoded by the coding sequence ATGGAAGCAGCTAAAGAAGAATTCATTGGCTTTAACGATCACACACACCAGATCGTTAAACGCAAGCGGTCCAAGTGCCAGAGGTCTTCGTCTCTGATTGTTGGTGTCACCGCGCTGACTTCTAGCTCATCGAGTCGCAGTGGCGGTGGTGGTGCGGTTGTGGAGGATTATGGTTCGATTACATCGACGACGACGTCGAGTGACATATATGAAAGTACAGAGGAGGAGGACGAGGAAGACATGGCAAATTGCCTAATTATGCTCGCTCAAGGTGATTTTCTTCCGAGGCAAGTGGTTAAAGGAAACGATAAAATTCGAAAGGAGAGATTCAGAGCTCGAAAAATCTCAGAGATTGCGAGGGTCACAACCACCAATAACAAGGCGGCCGGATTCCATGTCTATGAGTGCAAAACTTGTAATCGTAGTTTTACTTCATTTCAAGCACTTGGTGGTCACAGAGCGAGTCACAATAAACCAAAGCCGATGGTGATGGAAGAGAAAACAGAGTCTCTAACGGCGGCGTTACCTGCAATTCAAGAAACCGATGAAGAATCGCAATTCAATAAAATTACTCCGACGACTGCTGTTTTATTCCAGAGTATTCCCAATAAGGGGAAGATTCATGAGTGTTCAATTTGTGGGTCGGAGTTCACATCAGGACAAGCACTTGGTGGGCATATGAGGCGACACAGAGCCAAcacaaacaacaacaacaacactgTCGATGGACCAATTGAGGTTAAGACGCCGGCCAGAAGTATTTTGTGTCTGGATCTAAATCTTCCGGCACCGGAAGATGATCACCACCACAGTACCATTGAATCAAAGTTTCAGTTCGCGACGTCAACGCAACCACCTCTCGTGTTCTCAGCCCCGGCTTTGGTGGACTgccatttttga
- the LOC119991982 gene encoding 50S ribosomal protein L9, chloroplastic-like: MASSSAAATFSGIHSFGGIPRETPKLSDKRTVMAVVAQKKAKKSRKIILKEDVPDLGNKGQLLDVKPGYFRNYLHPMGKAQMVTTLLLKEMRMEEERIEAEKKGVKEEAQQLALMFQTFGVFKVKRKGGKGKQIFGTVTPQDLVDIIKAQLQRDVDKRIVFLPEIRETGEYIAELKLHPEVTAQVKLYVYAN; this comes from the exons ATGGCTTCATCATCTGCAGCGGCGACTTTCTCAGGGATTCACAGTTTCGGTGGAATCCCTAGAGAAACCCCAAAATTATCTGATAAAAGAACGGTCATGGCGGTTGTGGCTCAAAAGAAAGCTAAGAAGTCTCGAAAG ATAATTTTAAAAGAGGATGTGCCAGACCTGGGAAATAAAGGACAGCTTCTTGATGTGAAGCCTGGGTACTTCAGGAACTATCTTCATCCCATGGGAAAGGCCCAAATGGTCACAACACTTTTGCTCAA GGAGATGCGgatggaagaagaaagaattgaGGCTGAGAAAAAAGGG GTAAAAGAAGAGGCACAACAacttgctttaatgtttcaaacTTTTGGAGTTTTCAAGGTGAAGCGCAAAGgtggaaaaggaaaacaaatatTTGGAAC TGTAACTCCTCAAGATCTTGTTGACATTATCAAGGCACAGCTTCAAAG GGATGTGGACAAGCGTATCGTTTTTCTTCCGGAGATTCGAGAAACTGGAGAATATATAGCAGAACTGAAACTTCATCCAGAAGTTACTGCCCAAGTTAAATTGTATGTCTATGCTAACTAA
- the LOC119991015 gene encoding probable histone H2B.1, translating to MAPKAAEKKPAEKKPAEEKKAAEKVPSEKKPRAEKKLPKEAAGEKKRKKSKKSVETYKIYIFKVLKQVHPDIGISSKAMGIMNSFINDIFEKLAQESSRLARYNKKPTITSREIQTAVRLVLPGELAKHAVSEGTKAVTKFTST from the coding sequence ATGGCACCAAAGGCTGCAGAGAAGAAGCCAGCGGAGAAGAAACCGGCTGAGGAAAAGAAGGCGGCGGAGAAGGTCCCCTCTGAGAAAAAGCCCAGAGCGGAGAAGAAGCTACCGAAGGAGGCAGCTGgcgagaagaagaggaagaagtcgAAGAAGAGCGTAGAGACTTACAAGATCTACATCTTCAAGGTGCTGAAGCAGGTGCATCCGGACATCGGGATTTCGAGCAAAGCCATGGGAATCATGAACAGCTTCATCAATGACATCTTTGAGAAGCTCGCCCAGGAATCCTCTCGTCTGGCTAGGTACAACAAGAAGCCCACCATCACTTCCAGGGAGATTCAGACTGCTGTTAGGCTCGTACTTCCTGGTGAACTCGCAAAGCACGCTGTTTCTGAGGGCACCAAGGCTGTAACCAAATTCACTAGCACTTAA
- the LOC119991014 gene encoding pheophorbide a oxygenase, chloroplastic, with protein sequence MAILLSTAAATIANSVTAISIGSRINDRSLCFSHPKTLNSQSRHKRIKGVSPLRVAAPPSVSTSDQEQKDPIQGQVQEHSSIVDDEFGEESSDSKFLWRDHWYPVSLVEDLDPQLPTPFQLLGRDIVIWFDKANSQWVAFDDKCPHRLAPLSEGRIDENGHLQCSYHGWSFDGCGSCTRIPQAFPEGPEARAVQSPRACATRFPTMVSQGLLFVWPDENGWEKANATKPPMLPDDFGNPEFSTVTIQRDLFYGYDTLMENVSDPSHIDFAHHKVTGRRERAKPLPFKLSSSGPWGFAGANEGNPKISAKFVAPCYYINKVEIDTKLPLVGDQKWVIWICSFNVPMAPGKTRSIVCSARNFFQFTMPGPSWWQVVPRWHEHWTSNKVYDGDMIVLQGQEKTFLSSARDGSTDVNKEYTKLTFTPTQADRFVLAFRNWLRRHGNSQPEWFGFSNLSPLPSTVLSKRQMLDRFEQHTLNCSSCRGAYTAFQTGQKLLIGTTILFCATCGIPSDMQLRIVLAVMALASAGLAYALHELQKNFAFVDYVHAEIE encoded by the exons ATGGCAATCCTTCTCTCTACTGCTGCTGCTACTATAGCCAATTCTGTAACGGCAATTTCAATTGGTAGCAGGATCAACGATAGAAGCCTTTGTTTCTCGCACCCAAAAACTCTCAACAGCCAAAGCCGACACAAAAGAATAAAGGGTGTCTCTCCTCTACGAGTGGCAGCACCCCCGTCAGTATCTACGTCAGATCAAGAACAAAAGGACCCAATTCAAGGACAAGTACAAGAGCACAGTAGTATTGTTGATGATGAGTTTGGTGAAGAGAGTAGTGACTCAAAGTTTTTGTGGAGGGATCACTGGTACCCGGTTTCCTTGGTGGAGGATCTGGACCCTCAATTGCCCACGCCGTTTCAGCTTCTTGGTCGAGATATTGTAATTTGGTTTGATAAGGCCAACTCCCAATGGGTTGCCTTTGATGACAAATGCCCGCACAGGCTCGCGCCTTTATCT GAGGGACGGATTGATGAAAATGGGCACTTGCAATGTTCATACCACGGATGGTCTTTTGATGGGTGTGGATCTTGTACTCGGATTCCTCAGGCATTTCCAGAAGGGCCTGAAGCACGAGCAGTTCAGTCTCCTAGAGCCTGTGCTACTAGATTTCCAACAATGGTGTCTCAAGGTCTTCTCTTTGTTTGGCCAGATGAGAATGGCTGGGAGAAAGCCAATGCCACTAAGCCCCCTAT GTTGCCTGATGACTTTGGAAATCCCGAATTCTCAACAGTGACAATTCAGCGAGATCTGTTTTATGGCTATGATACACTCATGGAGAATGTATCTGACCCTTCTCATATTGATTTTGCTCATCACAAG GTAActggaaggagagagagagctaaGCCTTTGCCATTTAAGTTGTCATCTAGTGGTCCTTGGGGATTTGCTGGAGCAAATGAAGGGAACCCAAAAATCAGTGCCAAATTTGTTGCACCTTGTTATTACATAAATAA AGTTGAGATAGACACAAAACTTCCTCTAGTTGGAGATCAGAAATGGGTAATATGGATTTGTTCCTTTAATGTACCAATGGCCCCAGGGAAGACTCGTTCTATTGTCTGTAGTGCTCGGAATTTCTTCCAATTCACAATGCCTGGGCCTTCCTGGTGGCAG GTGGTTCCTAGATGGCATGAGCATTGGACTTCAAATAAAGTTTATGATGGGGATATGATTGTCCTCCAAGGTCAAGAGAAAACCTTTCTTTCCAGTGCAAGGGATGGCTCCACTGATGTCAATAAGGAGTACACTAAACTAACGTTCACGCCCACACAGGCAGATCGCTTTGTCTTGGCTTTTAGGAATTGGCTTAGGCGACATGGCAACAGCCAACCTGAGTGGTTTGGCTTTAGCAACCTATCACCTTTGCCATCAACAGTCTTATCAAAACGCCAG ATGTTGGATAGATTTGAGCAGCATACACTCAATTGTTCATCTTGTAGAGGAGCTTATACAGCATTCCAGACCGGGCAAAAGCTCCTAATTGGCACAACTATACTTTTCTGTGCTACATGTGGGATCCCTTCAGATATGCAACTGCGGATTGTTCTAGCTGTAATGGCTCTAGCAAGTGCTGGTTTGGCTTATGCTCTGCATGAACTCCAGAagaattttgcttttgttgattATGTACATGCTGAAATAGAATGA